The genomic stretch AGACCAATTCCATCGGCTCCTTGTTCAAAAGCCAAATCCACTTCGTCTTCGGAATCGATATTGGCACGGAGGGAAAACTTTTTGCCATCTTTGGTTTTGATTTCTCTTGGACCATCACTGATTTCGCGAAGTGGTTGAACTTTGTGAATTTCACTTCTGATTCCAGCGAGTTTAATTTCATCAATCCCGGGAGACCGGTTTAGAATTCCTTTTGTGGCATCTAACAAAATGTAGTCGTCATCCTCTACATGTGAGGTAATGTTTTTTAAACCCACAATCGTAGGGATTCCATAATTTCTAGCGATGATTGCTGTATGTCCAGTTTTACCACCAAAGTCTGTGGCAATACCTCGTAGGCGACCCTTTCCTAATTGGATCATTTCTGAGGGAGTGATTTCCTTGGCGATAAGAATGACATCGTCAGGGATTTTTGTTTGGTCGGAGATTTTATCGGGATAAAGATTGGATTCAATTCGTTTGCCAATATCTAAAATATGATCGGCACGTTCCCGAAAAAATTCATCGGGAATGGATTGGAATTCGTCGTATAAGGAACTAACAGCTGTTTCTAGGGCAAGACCCGCCGACTCGTTGTTTTGCGAAATTCTTTCAAAAACTCGAGCGCGGAATAAAGGATCATTTAAAAAAACAATTTGGGATTCTAGAATTTCGGAAAGTTCTCTGTTGGCCTTCGATTTTTGGACAAGATCGGCCAAGTCTTCTTCGGTTTTCAGAAGACCCTTTTTTAGAAGGTCTACCTCTTCTTTGATTTCGTCAGGGGAGAGGTCCGTGCGGTCTTCGCGTTTTCGTTTGGATTGTTTCCAACGAAACACTTTGCCATAAACTGTGCCTGGATAAGCAGAAATGCCTTTGAATGTGGTTTTTTCTTCCATCCGTCCCTTTGCCAAAAATACTTTCGGCTGGGCTTCGTTTGGAAAGTAAAAAACGCCGGATTCTAACGGACCGCTTGTTTTTTAGCGAAAAGTGGGACTCTTTTGCTTTTGAACTGAGTGAGTTCGTTTCCTGTGACTTGGCTCATAATGCATTTGGCAAGAGAGATGTCTAAGGCATGACCCGCTTTGGAAGCAATCAAATGACCACGGAAAGGTCGACCCATGACGGCCAAGTCCCCAATGAGGTCGAGGATCTTGTGACGGACACATTCGTTGTCATAACGTAAAGTTTCGTTCAAATACCCGTCATCCGTCAATACTACCGCATTGTCGAGAGATCCACCCATAGCAAGGCCTCTTGCTTGGAGGGCTTCCACATCTTTCAAAAACCCAAAAGTTCGGGCAGGAAGGATGTCTGTTCCTAAAATGGATTCGTCAAGAGTGGTGGTGTAGGACTGGCCTCTAAGGAGGGGGTGGTTGAAATCGATGCTATAAGTGACTTTGAGTTCATCGGAAGGAAGCATTACGAGGTATTTGTCCCCGTCTACTACCCAAATGGGGTTGGCGATGGTAATGGGTTCAATGGTTTCAGGAAGAACCCGGATTCCTGCCGAACGAATCCCTTCCCAAAACGGCAGGGAGGATCCATCCATAATCGGAACTTCTACGGAATCAATTTCAAAAATACAATCAGTAATGCCTAGGGTGTGAACGGCGGCGAGAAGGTGTTCTATGGTTTGCACCCGGTTGGAACTTCCGTCCCCAATAGTTGTGGCGTTACTTGTGTCGACCACATGGTCGAGAGAGACGGGAATTCGAATTTTTTGAGTCCCTTTGTAGAGGTAAAAGATGAGTCCTGTATTTGCTTCTGCCGGATGGAGCCGCAAAGTCACCATTTTCCCGGAATGTACGCCAATTCCCCGAAGAGTGATGGAGTTTTGGATGGTTTTTCTATGTATCGCCGTTACCATAATTGTTCCTACTTACAATTTTGTAGAAAAGGGGGGAGGGACAATTCCAAAACCGTAGGCCCAAGTCAAAAAAATGTCTCCTTTTTACAACAGTGTGGTGGGAATGTGACGGCCCGAATTTGTGCATCAAACCAAAGGATTTTGCTACAAAAAGGACCGCATTTTACGTGTTAGTGCTTAAAAAGCACTGAGGGCGGAACGAATGAAACTGGTCACAGGAGCTTGTTCCCTTGTGTCTTCCAGTCCCTCTCTTAGTTCCTTTAAAACCACTTGAGCATCCCCAAGAGTGGTATTCACAGACTTATGCACATCACTTTCATTGATAAGTTTTCCCAGAGTTCCTTGGCCTTCATTGATTTTTCCGGTGATTCCCGCGATGTTTTGGACTGTTTTACGGATATCGGAGCGATTTTCAGCAATCAGTTCGGATAAAGAAACAAGGGGGTCTTGGGTGACCTTTCCTTGGATCGGCATCAGTTTTCCTGATTTGGGAGAAATCTCCACTTTGGTCAGAGCAGGCTCTGTCATCATATATTCTTTGGTTTTGGGATCGACCGGGAACTTGGATCCGGGGTCGAGAGAGACCACACGTCCAGAAAGTAGACTTTCGTTTTTGATGGTAATTTCGTAGTTGGAGAAAAGTTGCACCTTCCCTTTTAAAAGAAGGGTGAGTTCCACTTTAGTTCCAATCCCCGTTTCTCCTTCAGGGAGTAAGTTTCCATATTCATCGATCTGCACCAAACGAATTTTTGAAACATAGCCAAACGGAACCCCATGGATGGTCACCTTGTTTCCAATTTTGATTCCTTCTGCATCGGGAAAGTAAACGGGAAGTTGGTAACCCGACTTTTGGAAGGGACCACCTTCGGTGACGATGGTGAAGTAACCCACAGCCACAAGTGAAAAGATAAATAAAAGACCGACGATGAGAGCGCGACCTATAGTGGGCATTCCCTAAAGTTCTCCTAAAGTATGAGGCAAAGTCAATTGGATTTTCCTTTTTTTAATTCTGAATGATCTAGAATCATTGGGCCCACTGTATTTCCATGAATGAATTGTTGGATGACGGGATTGGTTGATTTTTGGATCTCTTCCGAGGTTCCGCAAAACTGCACCTTACCTTCATAGAGAAAACTAATTCTATCTGCGATCCTATACGCTGAATTCATATCATGAGTGACCACTATGGATGTTAGACCTAGTTCCTTTTGCAAACGGATGACAAGATCATTGATGACATTGGACATCACTGGATCAAGCCCTGAAGTTGGCTCGTCGTATAACACGATTTTAGGTTGGGAAGTGAGAGCACGTGCTAGACCGACTCGTTTTTTCATCCCTCCAGAAATATTACTTGGTAACGTATCTTTGGCGGGAACAAGGTCCAGCCATTTTAGTTTTTCCATTACAATGCGGTCAAGTTCTGCCCCTGATGCAATTTTATGTTCTCGCAGAGGAAGAGCCACATTTTCATAGACTGTAAGCCAGTTGATGAGTGCTCCTGATTGGAACAAAACTCCAAGTTTTGAACGAAGCTCTTCTCTTTTTTTTTCATTCCCATGAACTATGGATTCGCCGAAAATTTGGCAATCTCCTTCATCTGGATCGAGTAACCCCGTGATGTGTTTGAGGCTGACTGATTTTCCTGTCCCAGATGGGCCAAGGATGACCATGGTCTCTCCTTGTTTTACCTGTATGTTCATTCCAGTTAAAATCTTTCTTTTTCCGAAAGCTTTGTGGACGTTTTTCATTTCAATGGCAAAGGTTTCCATACTATCCTTCATTTATAAAATAAGGCAGTGAGCACATAACCAGAAAAAATGACCATAAGGAATGACGTGACCACAGCCTTTCTTGTGGTTTGGCCCACACCGATGGCACCACCTTCGGTTCTAAGTCCCTGGCTACAGGATATGGTAGAGATGGAAAGTCCAAATACATAGCCTTTCAAAAGACCCACATACAAATCTTTCAATCCAGGAACCGAAGAGATACGATAATACACATCTTGGAAGTAACTGATCATATCGATTCCCAGTTGGAAATGTCCAACAATCCCACCACCTAAGATTCCTAAGGCGGCAGAATAGACACAAAGCACGGGAACCATAAGCGAAAACCCCACTATCCTTGGCATCACTAGATACCGAACGGGATTGATGGACATCACTTCTAGAGCATCAATCTCTTCGGAGACTTTCATGGTTCCAATTTCTGCGGCCATTGCCGAACCCACGGAGGCAGCAAGGATGAGAGAAGTCATAAAAGGAGACATCTCACGAGTGAGTGTAATGGTAAGCAGAAGTCCAATTTGTCCCTCGGCCCCAAAGTCCCGAAGACCAAGGCCTGTGTTTAACCCAAGGATCATTCCTGTAAAAATAGAAACGATGGAGACAACAAAGAGTGAACCCACACCGGCGATGAACATTTGTTCTAGGATTTCTTTTCGTTTGAAATAGAGCTGGTGGGACTGTCCCACTGCGCGAAAGAGAAGGAGGACCGTATACCCAATGGCATAGAGTAAGGGTTCCAAGGTTTTGGAATATAGCCGTTTCATAGTTCCCACCAAAGGAGTTTGTATTTATTTGCTTTTTCTCTTGTATCGATGCCGAAAAGTCCATAACCCAATTCATACCGAAAACCAGTCTGTGATTTGGAATACTCTACTAGGATCGGTATATGGATATGGGTTTCCTCTTCTGTCCACCGATGAGTATAGAGTCTTGTGATTAGGTGCAATCGTTTCTCTCCATTGGAGGACCGTTTGTATTCGATAAGAGAAAAGATAGGTTCCCAAACATCTTCCATCACTTCAAAACGAACTGGGATGATGGCGAGTGTATTCCATCCAAAATTTCCATCGGCATCTTTGTGGTAACGAAATAGAGGCCAAAGTTTTAAGTAATAATCTTCCCTTCCTGTTTGGACATATTCACTTTTCATTTGGGAATAAAAAGGTAATAAAAAATGAGAAGTTGCTTTTAGGTGCGATGTATTTTGCGTCAAACGGATGTAAAATGGAGTGATGAACTCAGCTTCTTTATTAGCAAAAAAAGAATATCCGTAAAAGGGAAAAAAAACAAGTTTTTCTGTATCCTTTTTTTCAGAGGTTGTGTATTGAAAAAAAATAAACAGAGCCGTATAATTGGTTTGTCCTGTTTTTTTATCATAGCCATAAGAAAATAAAGAATTCAAAATCGGAAACCAAAGATAGGCTCTACTTTTCATATTCCCATCTCTTGAATCTTTGCTGTTATAGAAGGGAAAAAATATCGAGTAAGATGTCGGTTCTTTTTTATCTAACCTTTCTTCTCCCCACTGAAAAAAAGGCCAAAGAAAAGATTGCCGTTTATACTTTCCTTCATGTTCCTTTATTGAATAGAGAGGAAAGATTCGAAAGTCTTTCCTTGTTTCGGAACCTCCCCACATAACCAGAGGCCAGAGGACCGATTTTGCTTCATAGGTTTTGTATTTCCATTCTGAATAAACAGGAAAAAAAACATAACTCAGTTCTTGGTAAGAGAGTTTGTTTCTAATTTTTCCATAGATGGGAAAAACACTAAAATAGTTTTCTCTTTGGGATTCCCCTTTGCCCCAGATAAAAAGAGGAGTGAAGAGGATGTCTTCATCGGCGTCTCCCTCTTCGTGTTTGAATCCAGTTCCGCTAAAGAAAAACAAGGAAGACCAAGTATACCAGTAGTTGGTTTCTTCTTTATAGTAGAGAGGGGATAGATAACTCTTAAAACGAAATGCATAGGTTTTGTCTTGAAAACCTATATAGAAAGGGCGAAAGGCCAAATAACTTTGGCGTCCTCTGTTTTCTGATTCATATAGAAACCAAAATTGGTGGTAGTTGGATTTGATGTCTTCGGTAAAGGAGTTGGGGAGTTTTGCATATAGCGAGGAACTGAGCAAGAGGAGAGAAAAAACAATTCCGAATTGAATTTTAAAGCGGGAATCCACGTAATTTCAATATCTTCAAGTTTCAAGTAAAGGAATCAAGTGATTTCATGATCCAAACCAAAATCGCACTGCTTTTCGGAGGTATCTCCGGAGAACATATCATCTCTATTCGTTCTTCTTATTTCATTTTCAATACAATCGATCGGGACAAATTCCAAATTTGTCCTGTTTACATTGACCAAACGGGAAAATTTTGGATCCCGAGAGGAAAAGATCCAATTTATCCAGATCCATCTGGCAAAACAGAATCGGAATTCTTAAAAGAATTTTCTAAGTTGAACCAAATATCCGAATCAAAATCTGGTGCGGGACTTCTCGAAAATGGATTTTCGGCCGCCTTTCTGGGATTACACGGAGGAGCGGGAGAGGATGGACGAATCCAAGGATTTTTAGATGTATTAGAAATCCCGCATACGGGTTCGGGAGTTTTGGCATCGGCTCTGGCAATGGACAAATATAGGGCCAACCTACTATTCCAAACGATTGGAATTCCTGTGGCACCTTTTGTGGATTTGGAAAAAGGAAAAGTGGACGCAAGAAAAACCGTCTTAAACTTACCATTTTCTTTTCCTGTATTCATTAAACCAACATTAGGTGGATCGAGTGTCAATACGGGAATGGCAAAAACCCCCGAAGAGGCTATGGTTCTTGTGGATAAGATCTTTGTCTCCGAAGATCGAGTTTTGATTCAAAAATTGATTTCGGGAACAGAAGTGTCCATTGGTGTTTTGGAAAAAAAAGAAGGAGAAAAACGAATTCCTTTTGCTCTCGTGCCAACGGAGATCAGGCCCAAGTCCGAATTTTTTGATTTTGAAGCCAAATATACAAAAGGGGGAAGTGAAGAAATCACACCGGCACCGGTAGGGGATGAGATCACAAAAAAACTCCAAGAGTATACTTTAATGTGTCATGAGGTGCTTGGTTGTAAAGGGTATTCTCGTACCGATTTTATCATTAGCGACGGTGTGCCTTATGTTTTAGAAACAAACACCCTACCTGGAATGACGGGGACAAGTCTTATTCCCCAACAAGCAAAAGCTCTCGGGATAGAGATGAAAGAAGTTTTTACTTGGCTTCTATCGATTGCTCTTTCTTAGGAAAGAAATACATTCCCACGAGTATGGCGATAAGGCTGGCTATCGTTCCATAGAAATGGCTTGTCATATCGTCGCCGTACACTTCCAAAACAAGCCAAGTCCCAATGCCCACAAACAAAGAAAAGAGAGCGGCTCTTTCATCAGCCTTTTGGCTCATGAGTCCAAAGACCATAGGAATGAATAATGTGACAAGAGAGATTCCACCGGAGTCTTCCACAAGGGCGTAAATAGACGGTTTTCCCACAGCGAGCAAAAAAGAAATTCCAGCAATGATTAGAACCGAAGTTCTAGAAAGTAGGAGTAATTTTTTATCATTCATGTTAGTAAATGCGTATTTTAGAATATTCTCCGATAGAATGGACGAGGGGGCAAGGATGGCTCCTGAAGCCGTGGAAAGGATAGCCGAGATAAGAGCAGAAAAAAATAAAACCTGAACCCAAGGACTGGAAAACTTAGAAATCATTGTAGGGATGAGGAGTTGTCCGGTTTCTCCGTGTAAATCAAAGTCGGGAAGAAGGCTTTTTGCATGAAGTCCTAAAAACAAAGGAATGAGAGCAAAAAGTAGGTAGAAAATGGAAGAAAGATAGGAGGCAGTGATAGCCACCTTTTCCAATTTTGCCGACATCACCCTTTGGAAGATATCCTGTTGGGGCAAAGACCCAAAACCCACTACCATCCAAGCAGAAAGATACAAAGTCCAAGCGTGAAAATTGGACTCAGGAAAAAATCGAAAGAAACCATCAGGTTTTTCTTGGATCGATGTCCAGATTGGTTTTACTTCGTTTAACTCGAATACGACGATGACAAGACCGATGATGATGGAGATAGATTGGAAAAAGTCAGTTAAGGAAACCGACCACATCCCGCCAAGATAAGTATAAAAAACAACAAGACATGCGCCGATCACGATGGCAGTGAATTGATTGATTCCAAAAAGAATCTGCACCATAATTCCGAGGGCCACAAATTGTGCTGCCACCCATCCAAAATAGGAAAAGATCAAACAGATCCCGGCAATAAATTCCATCTTCTTTTCATACCGGTTTCTGTAAAAATCTCCGAAGGTAAGGATTTGCATTCGATAGAGATACTTCGCAAATACGAGTCCTAGTAAAAAAAGACAAAGTGCCCCGCCAAAGGGATCTTGGATGACAGATAAAAACCCACCTTTTGCAAATTCGACGGAAGAACCGAGGATGGTTTCACTTCCAAACCAAGTTGCAAAGAGAGCAGCAGTGGAGATGGGAAGGGGAAGGCTTCTACCGGCTAAGATAAAGTCACGTGAGTTTTTGACTTTTTTTGCCGCATACACTCCAATGGCAATCGTTATGAGTAGGTAACCAACAATGAAGACAGCTTGGAAACTCATTCTTTAAAATAAATCTTCTTCCACAGGTTTTGACGGCCCATCTTCTTTCTTTTTTTTGACAGCAGATTTTACAATTTCGCCACTGGGTGCTTTGGACAAAAATTCAATTTTTGCTTCTGCATCCACAAGTCGTTCTGAACAAACTTTTTTTAATTCCATTCCTCTTTCGTAGGCTTTGATGGAATCTTCTAAGGATAGGGTTCCCCTCTCTAATTTTTCAGCTATGTCTTCTAATTCACGAAGTGCTTCTTCAAAACTAATCGATTTTTTCTCTACCATTTTCGATTCCTATATTTTTTCTTTTACTTCTACGAGAAGTTTTCCATCCGAAAGGAATACTTCTAAACTTTCATTTTCTTTGATATTATGAATGGATGAAATCACTTGTTTGTTTTGGTTCCGAACCACAGAATACCCACGTTTCAAAGTTCCCAGTGGGGAAAAGTGCTCTAATCTTTGTTCTGCGAGAGTGAATTTGTTATGGATTCTCTCTAAATAGGATTTCCAGTTTTGGGAAAGATTATCAAACCTTTGGAATTCACTTTGTTTGCGAACTAAATAATTTTTTCCGAGGAGCGATATCTTTGTCATGAGTTCGTCCAGTGCTGCGGATCTGATTTCCAAAAGAGTTTTTGGATTTTGAAAAACAGGTCTTGAGACAACACCTGCACACTTTTCTTTTCCAATGCGAATAACGTTCGTTAGAGCAGATTTGATTCTGTCTTCCATTTCATCCAGTCGAATGAGGGTATCCGATACATTGGGAATAGCTAGTTTTGCCGCAGCTGTGGGAGTGGGAGTAGTCGCATCCGCCGCAAGGTCAGTAAGGACACGGTCAATTTCATGTCCGACTGCAGAGATAATAGGTATTCTGGAATGGTAATAAGCCATAACCACTGCTTCTTGGTTAAATGCCATTAGATCTTCGAAGGAACCACCACCACGTCCAGCAATGATCACATCCACTTCCCATTTGGGATCATTCAGTTCTTTTATGGCTTCTATGATAGAGACTTCAGCACCATCTCCCTGTACGAGACAAGGTGATACTAAAATTTGAATGGAAGGGTTTAAGTCGGTAGCAATCCGAATGATGTCTTCGACTGCCGCCCCTTTGGGAGAGGTAACAATACCTAGGCGCTTGGGAAATTTTGGTAAAGGGCGTTTGTGTGTGGCATCAAAAATACCTTTATCGGCCAGGGTTTTCTTTAGTTTTTCAATTTTGAGAAGGATGTCACCCTCTCCAATTTCTTCAATCTTTTGAACTGTTAAACTATAATATCCGCCAGGCTCATAAACAGAAATGGAACCATATACCAAAATCTCCATTCCATTCCGAAGTGGCGTTCCACGGTAGTTTTTGGCTTGGAAGGAAAAAAAAGCGCATTTGATCACGCTTGCCTGATCTTTCAGCGAAAAGTAAATATGGCCCGAGCTATTGGTTTGGGAATGATTTGATATCTCACCACGAACCCAAATGTTTTTAAATTCAGATGAGTCTTGGAGTTTGGATTTGATGAGGCGGTTGACCTCACTAACACTAAGCGATGCGTCAACGAGTTCCATTTATATATTTTGAAAACGTGTCTCTCTAAAAATTTTCCAAAAGTCCCAAAGGATGATGACAAGTGTCAAAGCCATAGGACCAATAATGATTCCAGCAACACCAAACTCTTGTAGGCCGCCAATGAGAGATAAAAAAATTAAAAACGGATGAGTTTTAAGTTTTTTATCTAAAATCTTAGGTTTTACTAAGTTCTCCAAAATCAAATAACTCGCACCACCGGCGATCATAAAGAGAACACTCCCCGTCCAGTTTTCTTGGACAAGTCCAATATACAAACCAATGGGTAACCAAACAACCGATGTTCCTACAACGGGGATCAGTGAAAAAATGGTGGCGATGCTAGAAAGTAAAAACTTATTTGAAACAGAGGTAAATAGTAACAATATGTATACGAAGGTACCTTGTAATAGAGAAATGAATAAGTTTCCCATCATTACAGTGCGAATGGCTTCCTCGATACGGCGACCTAGTCTCTCCTCAATTTCTGTTGGGAAGGGGAGTAAAACAAAAAGCGCATGTTCCATCCGACTTCCTTCTTTGTATAAAAAGAAAAGTAAAATGAATGTAAAAAATGCATTAAAAATGATGGCACCGGGAACTTCAAAAGAGCCGACTAAAAAACCGGATGAGTTTTTTAGTAAACTATAGATGGAATCTAAGTTTAAGATGTCCATGTGTTGGCCCACATATTCTCTATACAACAAAGGGAGTTTGATCCAGAAAAATTCATTCTCTGTAAAGAAATCTGTGAGCATAGGACTATTGAGTAACAAAGATACAATGGATTCTTCTGTGAGTTGGTTTCTGATATAACTGACTAAGTTTAAAGACTCTCGAATTAGAGTAGAGACAATCAAATAAGACGGGATAAATACTCCAGCAAGCATTAGAATTACCATGATATAAGGCGAAAGTCCGTGGAATTTGACCCCGAGTATGTTCTTTAGTTTTTTGTGAATCTTTCTTGTTGTAAGATAAAATAGTAGAGCGAGGAAACTTGCCCAAAGGAAAGGTTTGAATACAAAAAATAAAGTAAGACAAGTCCCTAAAAATATGGCACCAAGCAAAAGATAGACGATGATTTCGTTTTTGTTTTTAATCCAATTCATAATTAGTAACTGGAATGTTTTCTAAAATAAAAACGTAAATAATGAGAAGTTCCACCACTTTCAGATACAACGATGGAAAGGGATTTTTTGATAAAACCTTCCAATAAATAAGTAATTTCTCCGTTCTTTTCTGTTTTATCGATGAGTTTCCAGTCCCCTTGGATGGCACGAGTTTCAATTCGTTTGCGAATACTTTCTATACTTTCTTCCGACTCCACTAACAGATAAGCTTCTTTGGTGTGGATGTGGCTTGTTTTGAACTCACTCGATTGTAGAAACTTTGTTTGTTCTGGAAAGAAAGACTGCGGGAAAGCGGGAGGTGCGTTTGTTGGGTTTCTTGTAACTATGATTTGATCGAAACGATAGATTTCAGTTTGGGTAGTTGGTGTACAAGCCCAGAGAAATAGCAATAAAATAGGCAGAAATCGAAGCATTAGGGAAAGCAAATGTGAGACTAGGG from Leptospira wolbachii serovar Codice str. CDC encodes the following:
- a CDS encoding D-alanine--D-alanine ligase, yielding MIQTKIALLFGGISGEHIISIRSSYFIFNTIDRDKFQICPVYIDQTGKFWIPRGKDPIYPDPSGKTESEFLKEFSKLNQISESKSGAGLLENGFSAAFLGLHGGAGEDGRIQGFLDVLEIPHTGSGVLASALAMDKYRANLLFQTIGIPVAPFVDLEKGKVDARKTVLNLPFSFPVFIKPTLGGSSVNTGMAKTPEEAMVLVDKIFVSEDRVLIQKLISGTEVSIGVLEKKEGEKRIPFALVPTEIRPKSEFFDFEAKYTKGGSEEITPAPVGDEITKKLQEYTLMCHEVLGCKGYSRTDFIISDGVPYVLETNTLPGMTGTSLIPQQAKALGIEMKEVFTWLLSIALS
- the xseA gene encoding exodeoxyribonuclease VII large subunit, with product MELVDASLSVSEVNRLIKSKLQDSSEFKNIWVRGEISNHSQTNSSGHIYFSLKDQASVIKCAFFSFQAKNYRGTPLRNGMEILVYGSISVYEPGGYYSLTVQKIEEIGEGDILLKIEKLKKTLADKGIFDATHKRPLPKFPKRLGIVTSPKGAAVEDIIRIATDLNPSIQILVSPCLVQGDGAEVSIIEAIKELNDPKWEVDVIIAGRGGGSFEDLMAFNQEAVVMAYYHSRIPIISAVGHEIDRVLTDLAADATTPTPTAAAKLAIPNVSDTLIRLDEMEDRIKSALTNVIRIGKEKCAGVVSRPVFQNPKTLLEIRSAALDELMTKISLLGKNYLVRKQSEFQRFDNLSQNWKSYLERIHNKFTLAEQRLEHFSPLGTLKRGYSVVRNQNKQVISSIHNIKENESLEVFLSDGKLLVEVKEKI
- a CDS encoding ABC transporter ATP-binding protein; this encodes METFAIEMKNVHKAFGKRKILTGMNIQVKQGETMVILGPSGTGKSVSLKHITGLLDPDEGDCQIFGESIVHGNEKKREELRSKLGVLFQSGALINWLTVYENVALPLREHKIASGAELDRIVMEKLKWLDLVPAKDTLPSNISGGMKKRVGLARALTSQPKIVLYDEPTSGLDPVMSNVINDLVIRLQKELGLTSIVVTHDMNSAYRIADRISFLYEGKVQFCGTSEEIQKSTNPVIQQFIHGNTVGPMILDHSELKKGKSN
- a CDS encoding sodium:solute symporter family protein, which gives rise to MSFQAVFIVGYLLITIAIGVYAAKKVKNSRDFILAGRSLPLPISTAALFATWFGSETILGSSVEFAKGGFLSVIQDPFGGALCLFLLGLVFAKYLYRMQILTFGDFYRNRYEKKMEFIAGICLIFSYFGWVAAQFVALGIMVQILFGINQFTAIVIGACLVVFYTYLGGMWSVSLTDFFQSISIIIGLVIVVFELNEVKPIWTSIQEKPDGFFRFFPESNFHAWTLYLSAWMVVGFGSLPQQDIFQRVMSAKLEKVAITASYLSSIFYLLFALIPLFLGLHAKSLLPDFDLHGETGQLLIPTMISKFSSPWVQVLFFSALISAILSTASGAILAPSSILSENILKYAFTNMNDKKLLLLSRTSVLIIAGISFLLAVGKPSIYALVEDSGGISLVTLFIPMVFGLMSQKADERAALFSLFVGIGTWLVLEVYGDDMTSHFYGTIASLIAILVGMYFFPKKEQSIEAK
- the lpxC gene encoding UDP-3-O-acyl-N-acetylglucosamine deacetylase, with translation MVTAIHRKTIQNSITLRGIGVHSGKMVTLRLHPAEANTGLIFYLYKGTQKIRIPVSLDHVVDTSNATTIGDGSSNRVQTIEHLLAAVHTLGITDCIFEIDSVEVPIMDGSSLPFWEGIRSAGIRVLPETIEPITIANPIWVVDGDKYLVMLPSDELKVTYSIDFNHPLLRGQSYTTTLDESILGTDILPARTFGFLKDVEALQARGLAMGGSLDNAVVLTDDGYLNETLRYDNECVRHKILDLIGDLAVMGRPFRGHLIASKAGHALDISLAKCIMSQVTGNELTQFKSKRVPLFAKKQAVR
- a CDS encoding exodeoxyribonuclease VII small subunit, encoding MVEKKSISFEEALRELEDIAEKLERGTLSLEDSIKAYERGMELKKVCSERLVDAEAKIEFLSKAPSGEIVKSAVKKKKEDGPSKPVEEDLF
- the mce gene encoding mammalian cell entry protein Mce, with the protein product MPTIGRALIVGLLFIFSLVAVGYFTIVTEGGPFQKSGYQLPVYFPDAEGIKIGNKVTIHGVPFGYVSKIRLVQIDEYGNLLPEGETGIGTKVELTLLLKGKVQLFSNYEITIKNESLLSGRVVSLDPGSKFPVDPKTKEYMMTEPALTKVEISPKSGKLMPIQGKVTQDPLVSLSELIAENRSDIRKTVQNIAGITGKINEGQGTLGKLINESDVHKSVNTTLGDAQVVLKELREGLEDTREQAPVTSFIRSALSAF
- a CDS encoding AI-2E family transporter, whose translation is MNWIKNKNEIIVYLLLGAIFLGTCLTLFFVFKPFLWASFLALLFYLTTRKIHKKLKNILGVKFHGLSPYIMVILMLAGVFIPSYLIVSTLIRESLNLVSYIRNQLTEESIVSLLLNSPMLTDFFTENEFFWIKLPLLYREYVGQHMDILNLDSIYSLLKNSSGFLVGSFEVPGAIIFNAFFTFILLFFLYKEGSRMEHALFVLLPFPTEIEERLGRRIEEAIRTVMMGNLFISLLQGTFVYILLLFTSVSNKFLLSSIATIFSLIPVVGTSVVWLPIGLYIGLVQENWTGSVLFMIAGGASYLILENLVKPKILDKKLKTHPFLIFLSLIGGLQEFGVAGIIIGPMALTLVIILWDFWKIFRETRFQNI
- the ptsP gene encoding phosphoenolpyruvate--protein phosphotransferase, with the translated sequence MEEKTTFKGISAYPGTVYGKVFRWKQSKRKREDRTDLSPDEIKEEVDLLKKGLLKTEEDLADLVQKSKANRELSEILESQIVFLNDPLFRARVFERISQNNESAGLALETAVSSLYDEFQSIPDEFFRERADHILDIGKRIESNLYPDKISDQTKIPDDVILIAKEITPSEMIQLGKGRLRGIATDFGGKTGHTAIIARNYGIPTIVGLKNITSHVEDDDYILLDATKGILNRSPGIDEIKLAGIRSEIHKVQPLREISDGPREIKTKDGKKFSLRANIDSEDEVDLAFEQGADGIGLVRTEILFIRYVEFKPTEEEQFAVYKRILLKMVGRPVTFRVWDIGADKMENGYEEANPFLGNRGIRYLLRHPHFFKEQLRALLRASEFGTMRIMLPMITTRSEILQTKALFAECLEELKTTGLDITKKIPLGIMAETPACALNLPFLGNHVDFYSVGTNDLLQYLLAVERNNHLVGDLYNPWQVVFLLLLKNIADVANSQKKPISICGEIGSDPMFTAVLIGLGFRDLSSALPLMREVGEKVQEISSWKAKLLAEQVIGLAGEEKFEEIEALVLETKG
- a CDS encoding MlaE family ABC transporter permease, with product MKRLYSKTLEPLLYAIGYTVLLLFRAVGQSHQLYFKRKEILEQMFIAGVGSLFVVSIVSIFTGMILGLNTGLGLRDFGAEGQIGLLLTITLTREMSPFMTSLILAASVGSAMAAEIGTMKVSEEIDALEVMSINPVRYLVMPRIVGFSLMVPVLCVYSAALGILGGGIVGHFQLGIDMISYFQDVYYRISSVPGLKDLYVGLLKGYVFGLSISTISCSQGLRTEGGAIGVGQTTRKAVVTSFLMVIFSGYVLTALFYK